A single region of the Prochlorococcus marinus str. MIT 0917 genome encodes:
- a CDS encoding BamA/TamA family outer membrane protein: MLKRSSRPNQKLISKSAYAIALVVPLISIFGETKASKIISSENQFFVENKIGESFQFNHQSNNNKFNLNLDNFFISEGENQNDEKTIIEEQRVLISEILIEGLEDHPDKERLEDIAYDAMLISPGSKVTSEEVKKDLDRIYSTGWFSGAKIESLNSALGVKLLIKIEPNPILNNISILPLERKISNTKLNEIFNNDYGKTLNLNTLKIRIKEIKDWYSSKGYSLARISGPSRVTKEGRVELNIQEGYISGIEISFIDEDGNTEDEKGRLIKGKTKTWVIERELITKVGDIFNRNKLESDIKRLYSTSLFNDVKVTLKPVSTEPGKIIISLGITEQRTGSLTGGLGYSGGQGVFGQIGLQESNLVGRAWSSNMNLTYGEYGALLNLSLYDPWIKNDKHRTSFRTSLYLSREVPQEFRSQEGGSIRGVTDRYEAPNSLISYDTNQSQNLDINHNNTLIETGPFTNLSSAQLSAPQFSWFDYEGDSIVLERTGGGFSFARPLNGGQPLKKVPWSVLIGANLQKVKPIDYAGDKRPYGVASTNFIDGKVPENEVICVAYNCSTENTLVSLKSAVTYNNLDNSRNPTSGDYLNIGSEQFISLGENSPTFNRTRVSYSRFYPINWLKFHKGCRPKSGEKSDCSQSIGFQAKIGTIIGDLPPYEAFCLGGASSVRGWNSCDLGVARNFGEATGEYRFPIWRLVSGVLFVDVGSDFGSQSNVPGKPGKILEKPGSGFSVGPGAVINTPVGPIRIEAASQDFSGNWRYNIGIGWKF, translated from the coding sequence ATGTTAAAAAGATCCTCCAGACCTAATCAAAAATTAATAAGCAAAAGTGCATATGCAATTGCTTTAGTAGTACCTTTGATTAGTATTTTTGGAGAAACAAAAGCCTCCAAAATAATCTCAAGTGAAAATCAATTTTTTGTTGAAAATAAGATTGGTGAAAGTTTTCAATTTAATCATCAATCAAATAATAATAAATTTAATCTAAATCTCGATAATTTTTTTATTTCAGAGGGAGAAAATCAAAATGATGAAAAAACTATTATTGAAGAACAAAGAGTATTAATTTCAGAAATTCTTATTGAGGGACTTGAAGATCATCCTGATAAAGAGCGCTTGGAAGATATTGCTTATGATGCAATGTTAATTAGTCCTGGTAGTAAAGTTACTAGTGAAGAAGTTAAGAAGGATTTAGATCGAATTTATTCAACAGGGTGGTTCTCTGGTGCAAAAATCGAGTCTTTGAATAGTGCTTTAGGAGTTAAACTTTTGATTAAAATTGAACCTAATCCCATATTAAATAATATAAGTATTCTTCCGCTTGAAAGGAAAATATCAAATACAAAATTAAATGAGATTTTTAATAATGATTATGGTAAAACCTTAAATCTGAATACCTTGAAAATAAGGATTAAAGAAATTAAGGATTGGTATAGTAGTAAAGGATATTCTTTGGCAAGGATTTCTGGTCCAAGTCGTGTAACGAAAGAGGGAAGAGTTGAACTTAATATTCAAGAAGGATACATTTCTGGTATTGAGATAAGTTTTATAGATGAAGATGGTAATACAGAAGACGAAAAAGGCAGGTTAATAAAAGGAAAAACAAAGACATGGGTAATTGAAAGAGAATTAATAACCAAAGTTGGAGATATTTTTAATAGAAATAAATTAGAATCAGATATTAAAAGATTATATTCAACGTCACTCTTTAATGATGTAAAAGTAACTCTTAAGCCAGTAAGTACTGAGCCTGGAAAGATTATCATTTCATTAGGTATAACAGAGCAAAGAACTGGATCTTTGACTGGAGGCCTTGGTTATAGCGGAGGCCAAGGTGTATTTGGACAGATCGGTTTGCAAGAGTCCAATCTTGTTGGAAGAGCATGGTCATCAAATATGAATTTAACTTATGGTGAATATGGAGCACTACTAAATCTTTCTTTATACGATCCCTGGATTAAAAATGATAAACATAGAACATCTTTTAGAACTTCATTATATTTAAGTAGAGAGGTCCCTCAAGAATTTAGAAGTCAAGAGGGAGGAAGTATTAGAGGAGTTACAGATAGATATGAAGCACCTAATTCATTAATAAGTTACGACACCAATCAATCTCAAAACTTAGACATAAACCATAATAATACTTTAATCGAAACGGGTCCATTTACTAATCTTTCCTCCGCGCAGTTATCTGCACCTCAGTTTAGCTGGTTTGATTATGAGGGTGATTCTATTGTCTTAGAGCGAACAGGAGGAGGCTTCTCTTTTGCAAGACCTTTGAATGGAGGTCAGCCTCTAAAAAAGGTACCTTGGAGTGTACTTATTGGTGCGAATTTACAGAAAGTTAAGCCAATAGATTACGCAGGAGATAAAAGACCCTATGGTGTAGCATCAACAAATTTTATAGACGGTAAAGTTCCTGAGAATGAAGTTATTTGTGTCGCATATAATTGCTCTACAGAAAATACATTAGTTAGTTTAAAAAGTGCTGTAACTTACAATAATTTAGATAATTCAAGAAATCCAACCTCTGGAGATTATTTAAATATTGGCTCTGAACAATTTATTAGTTTAGGTGAGAATTCACCGACCTTTAATAGAACCCGGGTTAGTTATTCTCGCTTTTATCCTATTAATTGGCTGAAGTTTCATAAGGGTTGTCGTCCCAAGTCTGGTGAAAAATCAGATTGCTCTCAATCGATAGGTTTTCAAGCAAAGATTGGAACAATCATTGGAGATTTACCTCCTTATGAAGCATTTTGCTTAGGAGGAGCCAGTTCTGTTCGAGGTTGGAACTCTTGTGATCTAGGCGTCGCAAGAAATTTCGGAGAAGCAACAGGAGAGTACAGGTTTCCTATTTGGCGACTGGTTTCTGGAGTCCTATTTGTTGACGTAGGATCTGATTTTGGTTCCCAATCAAATGTCCCAGGGAAGCCTGGAAAAATTCTAGAAAAACCTGGATCTGGTTTTTCTGTTGGACCTGGAGCCGTTATTAATACACCTGTTGGCCCAATTCGGATAGAGGCAGCGAGTCAAGATTTCAGTGGTAATTGGCGATATAACATTGGAATTGGCTGGAAATTCTAG
- a CDS encoding HAMP domain-containing sensor histidine kinase, with product MNNSNTDQKNTFSQSKENLFFDDLSILEKINLWWSRFNLRSKLLAFGTLVVSFIMTLITFFALSSIQKDAGMNDTRYARDLGLLLSGNVTELVAKNQTRELFNVAEKFWRSSRNLRYIFFTDPDGFVKLGIPVSATTTESEADEVALQLTRKLQLPSELKKQPQFPLVRQHSTPQGQVTDVFVPMLWKGEYLGTLALGVTPNKKALATAALTREITVAVFISIWVLVIIGAVFNALTITRPIKELLIGVREIAKGNFKSRVDLPMSGELGELLTGFNAMASRLEDYDAANIEELKAAQVKQQSLIATMADGALLLDEQGNIVLVNPTARRLFRWEGRNLEGQRLLNQIPESLVSELETPITSLLDNFGDSDDLRCNLEEPPRTLRIVLKSVRDTTGENIKGIAVTVQDLTREVQLNAAQKRFISNVSHELRTPLFNIKSYVETLYDLGDQLTKDEQKEFLGVANSETDRLTRLVNDVLDLSKLESGRTIQLEALSIKEAMEQTLRNYKLNAEDKNVKLILNVENNLAFVLGNWDMLLQVLDNLVGNALKFSQEGGTINLKAYPWPDICVASPVDLDNKAPHFEILSPIPKIRVEVSDTGCGISELDQQRIFERFYRVEDSVHTEVGTGLGLAIVKGIVDKHGSEIRMASELNTGTTFWFELPLEDSDADQLLLKSARKNWELENDKSLIK from the coding sequence ATGAATAATTCAAATACGGACCAAAAAAATACTTTTTCACAATCAAAAGAAAATCTATTTTTTGATGATTTAAGTATTTTAGAAAAAATAAATTTATGGTGGTCTAGATTTAATTTAAGATCAAAATTACTAGCATTTGGAACATTAGTAGTTAGTTTTATAATGACACTTATTACATTTTTTGCTTTAAGCAGCATACAAAAAGATGCTGGCATGAATGATACAAGATACGCTAGGGATTTAGGATTATTATTATCAGGTAACGTAACGGAATTAGTAGCGAAGAATCAAACCAGAGAACTTTTTAACGTGGCAGAAAAGTTTTGGCGTTCTAGCAGGAACTTAAGGTACATTTTCTTTACTGACCCAGATGGATTTGTAAAACTGGGTATTCCAGTAAGTGCAACAACTACAGAATCTGAGGCTGATGAGGTTGCCTTACAACTAACCAGAAAACTTCAACTACCAAGTGAATTAAAAAAACAACCACAATTCCCATTAGTTAGACAACATTCAACTCCGCAAGGACAGGTAACTGATGTTTTTGTTCCCATGCTTTGGAAGGGCGAATATCTAGGCACCTTAGCTCTGGGAGTAACACCAAATAAAAAAGCGCTTGCTACAGCAGCATTAACTAGAGAAATTACTGTGGCTGTGTTTATTTCTATTTGGGTTTTAGTAATTATAGGCGCAGTATTTAATGCTCTAACAATTACTCGACCAATTAAAGAATTACTCATTGGAGTCCGAGAGATTGCTAAGGGTAATTTTAAATCAAGAGTAGATCTCCCCATGAGTGGAGAACTTGGAGAACTGTTAACTGGTTTTAATGCAATGGCATCCAGACTAGAAGACTATGACGCTGCAAATATTGAAGAATTAAAAGCTGCCCAAGTCAAACAGCAATCTTTAATAGCCACCATGGCAGATGGAGCACTTCTTCTTGACGAACAAGGAAATATTGTTTTAGTCAATCCAACTGCTAGAAGACTCTTTCGCTGGGAAGGGAGAAATCTGGAAGGTCAAAGGTTATTGAATCAAATTCCTGAGTCTCTCGTAAGTGAACTTGAAACACCAATAACCTCTCTATTAGACAATTTCGGAGACAGCGATGATTTACGTTGTAATCTTGAAGAACCACCAAGAACACTTCGTATAGTTTTAAAGTCTGTCAGAGATACTACTGGAGAAAACATCAAGGGTATTGCTGTTACAGTTCAAGATTTAACTAGGGAAGTTCAATTAAACGCAGCACAAAAAAGATTCATCAGTAATGTTTCTCACGAATTGAGAACGCCATTATTTAATATCAAAAGCTATGTTGAGACACTTTATGACTTAGGAGACCAACTTACAAAAGATGAGCAAAAAGAATTTCTGGGTGTTGCAAATTCAGAGACAGATAGACTGACTCGCTTGGTCAATGATGTTCTTGACTTATCCAAGTTGGAGTCTGGAAGAACGATCCAACTAGAAGCACTAAGTATAAAAGAAGCCATGGAACAAACCCTAAGAAACTATAAACTTAATGCTGAAGATAAAAATGTGAAATTAATATTAAACGTTGAGAATAATTTGGCATTTGTTTTAGGTAACTGGGATATGCTTCTTCAGGTATTAGATAACCTTGTTGGTAATGCACTTAAATTTAGTCAAGAAGGAGGAACAATAAATTTAAAAGCCTATCCATGGCCTGACATATGCGTTGCTTCGCCTGTTGATCTAGACAATAAAGCTCCTCATTTTGAGATATTGTCCCCAATACCAAAAATCAGAGTTGAGGTATCTGATACAGGATGTGGCATTTCTGAACTTGATCAACAAAGGATATTTGAACGTTTTTACAGAGTTGAAGATTCAGTCCACACTGAAGTAGGTACTGGACTTGGTCTTGCAATAGTCAAAGGAATCGTTGATAAACACGGTAGTGAGATAAGAATGGCTAGTGAACTAAATACTGGAACTACTTTTTGGTTTGAACTTCCACTTGAAGACTCTGATGCTGATCAGCTGTTATTAAAGTCAGCAAGGAAAAATTGGGAACTTGAAAATGATAAGTCTTTAATCAAATAG
- the lpxB gene encoding lipid-A-disaccharide synthase, whose amino-acid sequence MKLLISTGEVSGDLQGSLLINSLKINAEKRKIELEIVALGGERMREAGAQLISNTSSIGAIGFLEALPYVLPTLNAQSKIDHYLSSSPPDAVVLIDYMGPNIRLGLKVKKKFPNVPIIYYIAPQEWAWRLGDSGTTDLIGFTDKILAIFEQEAEFYSNKGGNVKFVGHPMLDFYRKIPTREESLRKIGLTSDKKLLLIIPASRRQELKYILPTLLKAAKLLQEKDPSITVFIPSGLKEFDELLNSSLKEYGVSGRIILSNEVDDLKPFLFSASHLALAKSGTINMELALNSVPQIVGYKVSRVTAFFARYLLRFNVKYISPVNLLLNKMLIPEFIQEDFKAEKIFNAAIRILEDTSTKDEIMLGYKRLKDKLGKPGVTDRASKDILDLLVK is encoded by the coding sequence ATGAAGTTATTAATCAGTACAGGTGAAGTCTCTGGAGACTTGCAGGGAAGTTTATTGATAAATTCGTTAAAGATTAATGCAGAAAAAAGAAAAATTGAATTAGAGATAGTTGCTTTGGGTGGTGAAAGGATGAGAGAAGCAGGGGCTCAATTGATATCTAATACTTCTTCAATAGGTGCAATTGGCTTTTTAGAAGCTCTTCCTTACGTTCTGCCAACTTTGAATGCACAATCAAAAATCGATCATTACCTAAGTTCTTCCCCTCCTGATGCAGTTGTTTTAATTGACTATATGGGACCAAATATTCGACTAGGCTTAAAAGTAAAAAAAAAGTTCCCTAATGTTCCAATAATTTATTATATTGCGCCTCAGGAATGGGCATGGAGATTAGGTGATTCGGGTACAACCGATTTGATTGGTTTTACAGACAAAATATTAGCTATCTTTGAACAGGAAGCCGAATTTTATTCAAATAAGGGAGGAAATGTAAAATTTGTGGGCCATCCAATGTTGGATTTTTATAGAAAGATACCTACTAGAGAAGAATCATTGAGAAAAATAGGATTAACTTCTGATAAAAAACTTCTTCTTATCATTCCTGCTTCTCGGAGACAAGAACTTAAATATATTTTACCCACATTGTTAAAAGCGGCTAAGCTTCTTCAGGAAAAGGACCCTTCTATTACTGTCTTTATACCATCTGGATTAAAAGAATTTGATGAATTATTAAATAGTTCATTGAAAGAATATGGTGTATCTGGAAGGATTATTTTGTCGAATGAAGTTGATGATTTAAAGCCATTTTTATTTTCAGCGTCTCATCTTGCTTTGGCTAAGTCTGGGACGATAAATATGGAATTAGCTCTAAACTCAGTTCCACAAATTGTTGGATATAAAGTAAGTAGAGTTACTGCTTTCTTCGCAAGATATTTATTGAGATTTAATGTTAAATATATTTCCCCAGTGAATCTTCTTTTAAATAAAATGTTAATACCAGAGTTCATACAAGAGGACTTTAAAGCTGAAAAGATTTTTAATGCAGCAATAAGAATCCTCGAAGATACTTCGACTAAAGATGAGATAATGCTTGGCTATAAAAGATTAAAAGATAAATTAGGAAAGCCCGGAGTTACAGATAGAGCATCAAAGGATATTCTGGACTTATTAGTTAAATAA
- the fabZ gene encoding 3-hydroxyacyl-ACP dehydratase FabZ translates to MGLLPHRYPFALVDRVIEHDQGKKAVAIKNVTLNEPQFQGHFPDRPLMPGVLIVEAMAQVGGLIVSQMPDLPKGLFVFAGIDSVRFRRPVVPGDQLLISCELISIKRKRFGKVRGEAKVDDQLVCSGDLMFSLVD, encoded by the coding sequence ATGGGGCTTTTGCCACACAGATATCCCTTTGCACTTGTTGACAGAGTGATAGAACATGATCAAGGCAAGAAAGCTGTGGCAATAAAAAATGTCACTCTTAATGAGCCTCAATTTCAAGGCCATTTCCCCGATAGACCGCTAATGCCAGGAGTCTTAATAGTAGAAGCAATGGCTCAGGTAGGTGGGCTTATTGTTTCTCAAATGCCTGATCTTCCAAAAGGGCTTTTTGTTTTCGCTGGGATCGATTCAGTTCGGTTTAGGCGCCCAGTGGTTCCTGGAGATCAATTATTGATATCTTGTGAGTTGATAAGTATCAAAAGAAAGAGATTTGGGAAAGTTAGAGGAGAAGCAAAAGTGGATGATCAGTTGGTTTGTTCTGGAGATTTGATGTTCTCTCTCGTGGACTGA
- the lpxA gene encoding acyl-ACP--UDP-N-acetylglucosamine O-acyltransferase, giving the protein MSELQSSQSLIADNKANIHDFADVSPKAELGKGVCVGSGAVIGPDVIVGPNTWIGPNVIIEGKVKIGSNNKIFPGACIGLEPQDLKYRGDSTDVLIGDNNTFRECVTINRATFEGEKTIVGNQNLLMAYSHLGHNCDIGNSVVIANSVQIAGHVVVEDRAVIGGCLGIHQFVHIGYLAMVGGMTRVDRDVPPYCLAEGHPGRMRGLNQVGIKRQNIDKENKEEYLQLKRIWNLLFKSEYVISDGLKMARQENLLQSSARLCGFIELSIGKGRRGPMPYYISTNK; this is encoded by the coding sequence ATGAGTGAACTTCAATCTTCTCAAAGCTTGATTGCAGATAACAAAGCAAATATTCATGACTTTGCAGACGTCTCTCCAAAAGCTGAACTTGGAAAAGGTGTATGTGTAGGCTCAGGGGCTGTTATTGGTCCAGATGTGATCGTTGGTCCTAATACTTGGATAGGTCCAAATGTAATAATCGAGGGAAAAGTAAAAATAGGATCAAATAATAAGATTTTTCCAGGAGCATGTATTGGATTAGAGCCCCAAGACTTGAAGTATAGAGGAGATTCTACTGATGTTTTAATTGGAGATAATAATACTTTTAGAGAATGTGTAACTATTAATAGGGCCACCTTTGAAGGGGAAAAAACTATTGTTGGGAATCAGAATTTGTTAATGGCTTATTCTCATTTAGGACATAATTGTGATATTGGAAACAGTGTAGTTATAGCTAATAGCGTACAGATTGCAGGTCATGTTGTTGTTGAAGATAGAGCTGTTATTGGAGGTTGCTTGGGGATACATCAATTTGTTCATATTGGTTATCTAGCTATGGTTGGAGGGATGACAAGAGTTGATAGAGATGTTCCTCCATATTGTTTAGCAGAAGGTCATCCTGGAAGAATGCGGGGACTAAATCAAGTTGGAATTAAACGGCAAAATATAGATAAAGAGAATAAAGAAGAATATTTACAATTGAAAAGAATTTGGAACTTATTATTTAAATCTGAATATGTAATCTCTGATGGCTTAAAAATGGCAAGACAAGAGAATTTATTACAATCTTCCGCAAGGTTATGTGGATTTATAGAACTCTCTATTGGGAAAGGTAGAAGAGGTCCAATGCCTTATTATATTTCAACTAATAAATAA
- the msrA gene encoding peptide-methionine (S)-S-oxide reductase MsrA, whose protein sequence is MNEIVRKLIVFCMLLQLSIACPIQALAGSEEAVFAGGCFWCLEHDLEKLDGVVSVESGYSGGDLINPTYENHSGHQEVVKVIFDSDIISYKELLKQYWFNIDPFDNKGQFCDRGDSYKPVIFTSNQTQERAAKESQENISVGLNIPLDQLKVDIIDSKSFWIAEKYHQDFAAKNPLKYNFYRTSCGRDNRLKKVWEKYKS, encoded by the coding sequence ATGAATGAAATTGTCAGAAAACTGATAGTATTTTGTATGTTGCTTCAACTTTCAATAGCTTGCCCGATCCAAGCACTTGCAGGATCAGAAGAAGCTGTTTTTGCAGGAGGTTGTTTTTGGTGCCTAGAACATGATCTAGAGAAACTAGATGGAGTAGTTTCGGTAGAAAGTGGATACTCTGGAGGAGATCTGATTAATCCGACATATGAAAATCATAGTGGTCATCAAGAGGTTGTGAAAGTTATTTTTGATTCTGATATTATTAGCTATAAAGAGTTACTTAAACAGTATTGGTTTAATATTGATCCATTTGATAATAAGGGACAATTTTGCGATAGAGGTGATTCATATAAGCCTGTTATCTTTACATCGAATCAAACACAAGAGCGAGCTGCAAAAGAGAGTCAAGAAAATATTTCTGTTGGATTAAATATACCCTTAGATCAATTAAAAGTTGATATTATTGATTCCAAATCCTTTTGGATAGCAGAGAAATATCACCAGGACTTTGCTGCTAAAAATCCACTTAAATATAACTTCTATAGAACAAGTTGTGGTAGAGATAATAGACTTAAAAAGGTTTGGGAAAAATATAAATCGTAA
- the purD gene encoding phosphoribosylamine--glycine ligase: MTKNQNTEELKRILIVGSGGRENSIAWALSKNQSIEQIYVCPGNGGTTNFEKCICLKPKHEDAKTIIKECQRLGINLVVIGPEVPLAEGLADKMREEGLTVFGPGKDGAQLEASKEWSKALMIENNIPTAKYWSTGSKEEALEILKRFNQPLVIKADGLAAGKGVTVCETIEQSKEAIKEIFSGKFGSAGNKVILEEKIEGPEVSIFALCDGEKLIVLPPAQDHKRLLDGDNGPNTGGMGAYAPALLINEKDLADLTELVLNPTLKGLKKKKIKYIGVIYVGLMLTSSGPKVIEFNCRFGDPECQALMPLMGEEFASVLFACARGEIEKAPKLTFNSECSACIVAASKGYPESPQKGNKVNIKVESNLSLQVFHAGTTIDEFDNIITSGGRVLSIVAQGESFDKAFDFAYSNLKRISFEGMHYRKDIGYQVRKF, encoded by the coding sequence ATGACAAAGAATCAAAACACTGAGGAATTAAAAAGAATATTAATAGTTGGAAGTGGAGGAAGAGAAAACTCTATTGCTTGGGCGCTATCAAAAAATCAATCTATCGAACAAATATATGTTTGTCCTGGGAATGGAGGTACCACCAACTTTGAAAAATGTATTTGCCTAAAACCTAAACATGAAGATGCAAAAACGATCATTAAGGAATGTCAAAGACTTGGAATTAATTTAGTCGTAATTGGTCCTGAAGTCCCTTTAGCCGAGGGCTTGGCCGATAAAATGCGTGAAGAAGGATTAACAGTTTTTGGTCCAGGCAAAGACGGTGCTCAATTAGAGGCAAGTAAAGAGTGGTCTAAAGCTCTTATGATAGAAAACAATATCCCTACAGCCAAGTACTGGTCTACAGGATCTAAGGAGGAAGCACTAGAAATTCTTAAAAGATTTAACCAACCTCTTGTTATCAAAGCAGATGGACTTGCGGCAGGCAAAGGTGTAACTGTTTGCGAAACCATTGAGCAATCTAAGGAAGCAATTAAGGAGATATTTTCTGGAAAGTTTGGCTCTGCGGGAAATAAAGTGATCCTTGAAGAAAAAATTGAAGGCCCAGAAGTTTCTATTTTTGCTTTATGTGATGGAGAAAAATTAATTGTTCTTCCACCAGCTCAAGATCACAAAAGATTACTTGATGGAGACAATGGTCCAAATACTGGAGGAATGGGAGCTTATGCACCTGCGCTTTTAATTAATGAAAAAGATCTTGCAGACTTAACGGAGCTTGTTCTTAACCCAACTTTAAAAGGCTTGAAAAAAAAGAAAATCAAATATATAGGCGTCATTTATGTGGGCTTAATGCTTACTTCATCTGGACCAAAAGTTATTGAATTTAATTGCCGCTTTGGTGATCCAGAATGTCAAGCTTTAATGCCATTAATGGGAGAGGAATTTGCTTCTGTACTTTTTGCTTGCGCTCGAGGAGAGATTGAAAAAGCACCAAAACTTACATTTAATTCTGAATGCAGTGCTTGTATAGTTGCAGCATCTAAGGGATACCCTGAAAGCCCTCAAAAAGGTAACAAGGTCAATATTAAAGTTGAATCAAATCTTTCACTCCAAGTTTTTCACGCTGGAACCACAATTGACGAATTTGACAATATAATTACTTCTGGTGGAAGAGTTCTTTCAATAGTCGCTCAGGGAGAAAGCTTCGACAAAGCTTTCGATTTTGCCTACTCTAACTTGAAGAGAATTAGCTTTGAAGGCATGCATTATAGAAAAGATATAGGCTACCAAGTTAGAAAATTTTAA
- the purC gene encoding phosphoribosylaminoimidazolesuccinocarboxamide synthase, whose product MNHIQGSLIYEGKAKRVFASENPNRVLIEFKNDATAFNAKKRSEIDGKGRLNCKISAALFKLLELNGIPTHFLELQSETFMIADKIKVIPLEVVIRNIATGSLCRETPINQGTILNPPLLDLYYKDDELGDPILTERRLKLLDLITPSQMEEVEKITRSVNKILKEYFDSLDLLLVDFKLEFGFNSLGKIVLGDEISPDNCRFWDKTNSDPKGRILDKDRFRQDLGGVKDAYEEILKRIEKDSSNAS is encoded by the coding sequence ATGAATCATATCCAAGGATCACTAATTTATGAAGGCAAGGCAAAAAGAGTTTTTGCTAGTGAAAATCCAAATAGGGTTTTAATAGAGTTCAAAAATGATGCTACAGCTTTTAACGCAAAAAAACGATCAGAGATTGACGGTAAAGGGCGTCTGAATTGCAAAATTTCTGCGGCCCTTTTTAAATTGCTCGAATTGAATGGAATTCCAACACACTTTCTAGAACTTCAATCGGAAACATTCATGATTGCGGATAAAATTAAAGTAATTCCTCTAGAAGTTGTTATTCGCAATATTGCTACCGGTTCATTATGTAGAGAGACACCAATCAACCAAGGAACAATATTAAATCCACCACTCCTCGATCTTTATTATAAAGATGATGAATTAGGAGACCCTATACTCACAGAAAGAAGATTAAAGTTGCTTGATTTGATTACTCCTTCTCAGATGGAAGAAGTGGAGAAAATTACTAGAAGTGTAAATAAAATTTTAAAAGAATATTTTGATTCACTTGATTTATTATTGGTTGATTTTAAATTAGAGTTCGGTTTTAACTCACTAGGTAAAATTGTGTTAGGTGATGAAATAAGTCCAGATAATTGTAGGTTTTGGGATAAAACAAATTCTGATCCTAAGGGACGCATCCTTGACAAAGACCGCTTTCGGCAAGATCTTGGAGGTGTGAAAGATGCTTATGAGGAGATTTTGAAACGTATAGAAAAAGACTCTTCTAATGCTTCTTAA
- the lpxC gene encoding UDP-3-O-acyl-N-acetylglucosamine deacetylase produces the protein MFSFPHNYEEGWTLQKEIKKDGIGLHTGLECTVIIKPAELSGFHISFSEEPNKVIPIDISQVRNTPLCTTLVLNEKKVATVEHLLASLIGAGLTHAHIEINGSEIPLLDGSAIGWIKEIQKVGMVKTMTSPKPRPEPKSPIFVSKGESVIFAIPSKKLKLVGLIDFPYKAIGQQMFSIELSPNNFVKEIAPARTFGFLDQLEELKKAGLIKGGALENALVCNGDSWVNPPLRFANEPVRHKLLDLIGDLAFVGLPKAQIFVYKGSHALHAEFAASLQKVLT, from the coding sequence GTGTTCTCCTTCCCCCACAACTATGAAGAAGGTTGGACGCTTCAAAAAGAAATTAAAAAAGATGGTATTGGATTGCATACAGGTCTTGAATGTACGGTCATTATTAAACCAGCAGAATTAAGCGGATTTCATATCTCTTTTTCGGAGGAGCCTAATAAAGTTATTCCCATAGATATTTCGCAAGTAAGGAATACTCCTTTATGTACAACTCTTGTTCTGAATGAAAAAAAAGTAGCTACCGTTGAACACTTGTTGGCGTCACTAATTGGAGCAGGCTTGACTCATGCACATATAGAAATAAATGGCAGTGAGATTCCCTTACTTGATGGTTCTGCTATTGGTTGGATCAAGGAAATTCAAAAGGTAGGAATGGTTAAAACCATGACATCTCCTAAACCAAGGCCAGAACCCAAATCTCCAATTTTTGTCAGCAAAGGAGAAAGTGTGATTTTTGCAATACCATCAAAAAAATTGAAATTAGTAGGTTTGATTGATTTCCCATATAAGGCAATTGGACAGCAAATGTTTTCTATTGAGCTATCTCCAAATAATTTTGTTAAAGAAATTGCACCTGCACGAACTTTTGGCTTTCTTGATCAGTTAGAAGAATTAAAGAAAGCTGGTCTAATTAAAGGAGGAGCTCTTGAAAATGCGTTGGTTTGTAATGGTGATTCTTGGGTGAATCCACCCTTGAGATTTGCAAACGAACCAGTGCGTCATAAATTGCTTGACTTGATTGGAGATTTAGCTTTTGTTGGATTACCGAAAGCGCAAATTTTTGTTTATAAAGGGTCTCACGCTCTTCATGCTGAATTTGCAGCTTCTCTTCAAAAGGTATTAACTTAA